A stretch of DNA from Dioscorea cayenensis subsp. rotundata cultivar TDr96_F1 chromosome 4, TDr96_F1_v2_PseudoChromosome.rev07_lg8_w22 25.fasta, whole genome shotgun sequence:
CAGGAGAGAGAGGCTGGCTGTAGGACAAAACTGCGCGGCGGTGCTGGGGGTGGTGCTGCTCAGAGGAGTCCAATGGAGGGAGTAGGTCGTCGTCTTCGACGGAGATCCGCGTGTCCATGCGatcgaaaccctagaaatcttcCGATTGGCgttggagaagatgatgatggcGATGATGAAGCGAAGAAGAGAACTTGCGAGAGAGAAAGGGCAAAATGGGAATGTTATCTTCTTTTTCCATTGAgacccttaaaaaaaaatttatatatatatatagttctacAATAATTAATCTTATCTTTATCTATTatatctaaattataaaaattttaaatattaattaaatcgaTATttttacacacacatatatatatatatactctttcaaaaaaataaaacaaaataattatattcatcatacataaataaaatatatatatatatatatcattagtaTAAGTAATTTgggaatttaaataaaattctatatgtactattaataaaaaaaaaatcagtttttatataatttatagtaTATTTTAATAGTGTATCCAttagtaaaaaattttaaaaagttatacatgACATTAATGAGATTACCTGTAAtaatatcaatgaaaatattatatggttgaaaatattatggtaatttgatataacgATATTTAATTGggaatttttattattgggAATAATACATTACTGTGTTATAAGATTaccttatatttaataatttaaaatagacACTGAATTTGGTGAGTAATATTCtcaagttggtaatgtgatattaatatttagattaGCATCAGTGCAATGCTAAACGTCTATATTACCGCTAACTAAACTGTCATTTAATATTTAGGGATATACGAGTAAAAACTCTATTAAAATCttggaagataaaaataataataaagttttacAAGGGTGTATATGCAAGAAAGGAAGCATGATAACATGAAACAAGAACAAAAGTGAATGCAGAGAAAGCACGGCGTTGCACGGTTGACTTGGTAACCAAATCATTCTCCATTGAAAACGAACGTGCCAataagtaattatttatttattattattattattatttaaaaaatttagtaaaCCATGCATTgccatatttaaatatttaaaattaaaataatgttcaGTTTAAGCAGACATGACAttcctattattttatttatttaatatatttaaaaacttcATTTTGTTGGTAATATATCATTGACAATGTAAATCAGTCTTAATTAAGTATTTATCTCTTTGGCATGATTGGTTTAATCTTGCGAAAATTACTATAAACTCCCTGTATATTTCCATGCTAACCATAGTCTCCCTCTCTCTTTCCATTTGCttttttgactttatttttaaaatatttttatacgtGCTATCAATATCTTAAGAAGATAGATACATgggatatttataattttactttaatttggattaaaaataaaagttttaaatagTTTGAGGAGCAtttggatttatattattttttatttttttatgatttaataaatttgaaagaTTTTAAgaagtttttgaaatttttggttaattttatataataaaatttttattatattttttatataaagtgaGAAAAGCACTTAAATCCATTACTGTGAGATAAAATTGATCATTCACCCTGAattaataaagaagaaaaataccatttttttattgtgaagaTGATTCTcattataattttacaaattcaaacacatttaaaaatatatttttttaaattattgtttatattattatatatatatataacttatttcttaataataataataataataataataataataataataaagaaaggtAAGGAGGGGGGGGGGTGGGACAAGAATTCCAAACAATGAGACCTAACTCATAACCACCACAAAGCACACCTGTCAAAATGTACTGGCAGTGGACCAGGGACCAGGACAGCAATATTCAatcattcaacaacaaaatgccctacttttttttttatcttctgttctttcatttcaaaactatataaaattaatatgtttctcaattacaacaattatttatttttttatttgttatttttttggtattacATGCACTGAAAAAtatccttaattttttatatgtatcaaaagggaaaaaaaaatttactttccAATATTTTATTGTCAACACAGTTgactaatttaatattaaaaaaatatcaatattttttaatgaatttatatgaattttgtcAACATGGTTGtgcaaacaaagtttagaaacATAAAAACATTTACAATTACAATTGCATTGGGAGGTCAAGTagaaaaattatagataaccacCGGCCTAATAGCCTAGTGGTATCGGGTCCCCAAGAGCTTCATGGAGGTTGAGTGAAGATGCTGTGGAGCGATGCTCTGGCGTCTGTCCTTGACTTCCCCAATGGGGAGACCGTGATGTTTATCGTcctgtgtaaaaaaaaaattatagatatttTCAAGGGTATACACAAACATATATAGGGATCATTATGGCAATTAAAATTTAAGGTTCATTTTGAGggttaaattataattttaaaacaaaatttaaaatatttatataataataatatgatttttaatgAGGGTGGCGTGGTGTAGTTGGTTAACACAGGGCGACACGCCATTTAAAGATGCTTACTAATATTAGTAAGTGATTTATGAGTTAGTTCAAATAtcacatttctttttttccaatAATAGAGGATAGGATCTAGCATGCTCACATGTCATATGGATGATTAGGACATTAGCAACAACTATGCAAAGATTATTCtggttatttatttcaattttttaaattaaaatcaatatatattattttcaatattaatttACATGTTTAATAGAATGCACAAGAAAATGTCCACAAATATATTATCTCAATTCCATAATTTGCAATTTGtaaatacaatcaacaaaatcCTATTAAcggtaaataataataaatattaaaactataaataataaaaatatgaaattagaaatttaaaaataaaccatagtaCCTCCAAATaccaagaaaatatatattttttttaatttaaaaaaaatccatttgaATTTTCTCTCTGAATATAAGCCACAGCCATCACATGACTGTCCTGCACAAACTGCAAGTAACTGCATGCTTACTAAGCATTCTcaaacacaatataaacaacTCTTCACTATTTGGTAACAATACATATATAGAGCATCGATCCTCTACGCACGTTCACATATTCGTAATCTATGAACATTGCTATGGGCCGTTGAATTTTAATCCAACGATTCTGTACTATTTAATAAACAACAACACTATACTTATAAATAGTGTACAGTAAAAGGTGAGATGAACAGtgttttccaaaattatctAGAAAGTCTCCAGAAAATGAATCTCAGGACGTCCTTATATAGCTGTTAGATCACCAATCTAACGGTTACTATTTCATTATTAAAACAACCGCCATTAGATGATGATTTAATAGTTGTTGTGAAACAATCTAGATTTTTAAATCTAGATACGTTCCTAAATTACcggtacaatatatatatattgaagatttAAGCAATCGATTAAGGGAACAAAAGAAATCCATACCTGATAATCTTGAAGAGAGTGCCTGATCAGGAATGACAAGGAAAACTAGTGACAAATCAGAGAATGTTTTGGTTAGTACATAGAATACATTATCAGAATGCAGTGCAGCAAGTAAAAATAATCCACCCATCAATTACAACAGACTTGATACAACATAGTACAAGCAAAATAGCTTTGCCACTAACTCTGGGTTTGGGCATAACTGATGTGCAGCAACAGTGGTTCTGAACATCTGGAATAAATGGTCAAAGAATATACATCAGAGGTGATCAATTAGATTGTGGCATCATCTTAGTTGCCGGGATATCTGCAACTATCTGCTCACTGTATCATCCGTGGATGACTCGGATGCAGAATCATCGATGTTTGAGTTCGAGACGGTTTCAGATGAGCTCCCATTTTCGCTGTCGGATGACATTGCTCGGTCTTCGACTGGCCTCTTCAAATGCCAATACATTATGCTTGCTGTCAGTGTAAGCATCATCTTTTGATTCACCTGGTTAAATATGCCATCATTTTTGCATGCAAATTTATTAGTCTATACAAAGAACtcaaagacttttttttttttaataataataaataaatataattcatTGATTGATTTACCTCCAGTATGTCCTCTGGAAGCAAGAAAATTGAGCATCCAAGCTTCCTTGCTACTGAGATAATGTAAGTGCCATTCATTCTTTTCTCTTCATCTgcattaaaacaaaagataggtaTTTTGTAACACCATAAAATTCTCAATGACATACTTGCCTCATTGGTAAAACTCAAAGTTTAGCGGTTAGCAGTGGACAATGTCCAAAGTTCAAGATCCCTAAGATAATTACAGTAGAACCACTAAGAGTGCCTCAAGAGAGGCTGAAAACCTTGTTGGCAGAGACCAAGAACTAAAACTGCATTAGAGGAAGCCAAGTTTTAATAAGTACAACTCTTCTGGATAACTCCATCCCATCATGAGGATTTGTATAATCTAATATTTCCTTTTGCAAGGCAATCTGCAAAAACAAATCTTTTGCTGAAATGCACCAGTCATTCATCCATGAGTCTTCGAAGCTCACAGCATGGCAACTTACAAGACGATAATGTGTTATGTAATAGGCCAGATAATGTATGAGTTAATCAACACctcatttatattattatgatgaACTTCCAAGTTTCTATTATGGCAAGATTTAGCATATTTTAAGCCACAGAGGGGAATCACCTTTTAGCAGCCAAACACAACAGTAGTATTGTTACTGCATCTCAAAAGCATAATCAATGTGTGCAGATCTCAGAAAGCATGTAACCAAATGTAACAGATTGTCAGAACTATCTATTGATTCCAATGTGACTATATGGTTGACCttcatataaatcatattaaatttctatgctgaataataataataataataggagaTGGCCATCAACcagaaagcaaaagaaataaataaaggacTGTCTCTGTCTGAATTTTACATAGCTTACCACTGTCTCCTCTAGTCACAAGACTCCAATTCACAACTTGAGGCTCCACTGCAGTAAGCAACTCCAGGAAGAAAATGCCATTGGAAAGCTTTTTGTCCTGCAGTTTCAGAAAGACCATCAACAATCACCCTCCAAGCTAAAAGTTGAAATTTTTTGTAAAGATTTAAGCACACGTAAGAGGGAGTCAGATCATGATAAGATAGCAGATCTGTGTTAAAATTTAAACCgctctttttaattattattgttgttttcctGCATTGTAACCTTTAGTTTCCCTAATTGTTTCCTTGGTGCGAAGGTGAGCCAATCAGCCATCTATTGTGAAGCATGAGAATCTGTTTGCTTTTGAAGGGTCTTTTGCTCAGGAAATAGCCAAAGTTCTATCTTTTCTAATATAAGAGAGGCGTTTTTTTTTCCTAAGCAGCAAGAAATATGTAAAACAGAATGATGCAAGGAAAGAAAATGGAAAGTCTTCTAATGAAGCACGGCAGAAGTTATAGGTGTCAAAAATATGAGcgtattaaaaaatattataggaTGAAGATGAAATGTGCAAACATTGTGAAGAAAGAAGGTAACGAGTAGGAGCGCTAGGGCAATGCCTTTACGGCTACATATGCATTGGCCTCAgccaatttttataataattgtattatcGATTCTGGTTGTGGTTCACCACTTCACCGGTGTCAAAACAAAGTTTGCTAGTCTTCAAGGGTATGAAGACAATGAAACAATTGTCACTACCCACAACACTATCCATCCGCTGAAAAAGGAAGACACAATCATCTTCAAAGGGAAGCATAAGGAGCCTATCACTCACCAAAGTGTTCTTAATGTGCTAAGTATGAAAAAGAATATCTTATCAGTGGTAAATGCCATCAACATGGGCCATTAAGTTGTCTTTGGTCCAAAAgatgtgaagtttttgaagaacgTCTCCAAGTTACAAGCATATGTCGTCCACACTAATAAAAGTGTAAATGATCTCTTTGTTCTCTAAACTTCTAGCACTAGCTCTGGTGCACTAACCAATAACCCtacatcaattaatttattaaatatgaatttaattgtATGAACCTAAATCTTTCATCCTATCAACTTGAGCTTATTATTTGATTAGTTTACAATgtagttaataaaaataaactaacatGTACAAAGAAGTATATTAGAATAATAAATAGTCctacaaaaaatttatttaataaataaggatctaaaataatataagtTTTGAGTCTCGCATCTTATTAGCTTTGACTTTTTAGATTAAATAAGACCAGGATGACAAAATCGCgagaataatgaaaaatacaattCCCAAATCCAAATCCATCCCAAACcaatttattacttttatttaaattttaaacccaTCGAATATGAAACCCGTCACAAACCTACTAAACCGGTTTCCATTTAATATGTAAAGCAGAAAAAACTTAATCAtatttctttccaaaattaacactagtttattttaaataatcatcGTTATAACCTTAGCAAATTTTAGTATATCaatcttaaaatttaaaaaaaaaaaatttaaacaaaatttcttcactaaataaaagagttataaattactgaatattttttaatataaaaaatacataatgcaatgcatttatataaatcaaattatcgaacaaaatcaatatgaattCCTAAAACTCTACAAGTCATGATTATAAAATACACGGCAAGGGAAGCATTAGGGGAAGGTCTTTCAATGCCTTAGTTCTTCCCTAAACTGGTGGTTCGCTGACCAGGTGGAGGGACGAATGGAGCCTGAGGCACAGAGACCTCATTCTGAACTGGAGAGGGTGAGACGAAGATGGTGTTTCGAAACTAGTAAATATTGTCAACTAATTAGTACAAACTataatattcaaacaaatattgTACACATATagactaataaaaaaatgagaaacaaaaaactACCTCAAATATTCAAGATTTCAAACCCCACACTCCGcaataatagaagaaaattaaatataattgctttttttaaagtttgggtTGAATATGAGAAAATTTCTACAAACacatatttgaaataataatatacaGATTACAAGAAAGCAAGTATTTATATTGAAGTAACGCAGCTAaagattttcaaataataatagtacttaattaaatattctatatatagatagatgtattatataaacatgCACATAcattgatacatatatatatagtggtaTATATATGGAATACGTAAAtaattgctatatatatatatatgcaggtTTGGAATTCAGGTACCCAAGGTCAAATCCTAAACACATCCCAAAATCcgctctaattttaattttaactttgaGATTCTAATAGGTTTGTCAAACGGGACCTATTAGAGTTCAGGTAGCCCAGGTATATATATGGAATGCTTAAAtaattgctatatatatatatatgcaggtTTGGGTTTCAGGTACCCAAGGTCAAATCCTAAATGCGTCCCAAAATCtgctctaattttaattttaactttgaGATTCTAATAGGTTTGTCAAACAGGACCTATTAGAGTTCAAGTAGCCCAGGTACTCATCACATCCATAAAAATTACCAACCATAAATAAGACTCAAATAATACATATGAGGTGCGCATATAAAATTATGCTATAAGTGTCTACTAATGATAAAGCTTCTTTTTGACATATTAGATTTGGAAATCTTAGTATGGAGAAATTAAAGTTGATTGTTCCTAAAAATCTTGTCTATGAGCTGCACACTTCATTGTTCTAACCAAAGGATCATGAATGTGACTACTGTCAACATGAGAACACATACAATGTTCCATTTAATAAATCTCACACTAGATCTTCAATACCCTTGAGCTTATCCATAGTGATTTAGTGAGTGCAACTCATACACCATAATTCTCTAGAAACTAAGCTTTTGCTCAAGTTCTTTTAGGGTGTTATCGTCTAGGGCTAGGATAATGGACTTAAGACTGAACGgaaattattttgaagagaaaagtTCTAACAAGTTTGACTGAATTTTGACTAAATTAAtactcataaaaattaaaaacttaatattaaatttttacttttctaATTGACATTAAAATTTTGATGGGAGAAATTCTATATGGAATTTGCACAAATCAGAAATGTATAATACCTTGAAACTTTCCATTCGAGAGTGCCTTCCCGAATCTTTAACCTTGCAATTTGCCCACTTCAATATATCTGCATCTGTAATCTCTTTTCCATGAGAATGGCATTTCAAGTTCTTCAAAAGTTGGAGGATGTTGTACCGCATTAATTGCCACAAAAAAGCTGAAGGGAGATATATGAGTcagaagaaaatttaaaattagaggCATATGTTGCTGTAAAATATCACTGCCAATGGAAGTTTGAACAATCAATCTAGTTTTAAAAACCAagttcttattttatattttttaggtgCAGTCCGATCACATTAAGGTGCTAGTATAAAATTTTGAGCGGAGGAATGGAAACTTACCTaatattaatttcttgtttCCTTGAACAATATCATTCCCCGCAACATTAACAAGCGAAAATTTTAACTGCTTCCCTATTCTTATAACTTGATTACAATTTTCCACTTTCTTGAATGGCATTTTGATAGGAGGTTTATTAGCAAACTTCCAACAGACTACCCCCGGTGAGGCTTTGTCAATGGCCTCCAGAAGGACCCATCTGCAAAGATATACAATGATGAATAAGCATGGCCAGATGATTCTGCCAACTAGAATGTTCTTTGTACTTAGCTCAAGAAAATCACAAGTACAAAATACAAGATAGAGATAATTTACCCATCTCGAAGATCTTCAAAcacattatttatataagttGAAATGCCAAGACTGTTGATCCATAATCGAAATGATCTTTCTTCTCTGGAAATTTGTGCATCATCTGGCATTGATTCTAGAAATGATATTTGCTTCATCTGTGAAGATAACCCATTCCTACATACAAAGAATAACATAAGTTTAGCAAAGCCACAAAGCAATTGACTGTAATTGTCATAGTAACATCAAACTTTAATGACCTTTTTTGGTTTGACTcagattaaataaaaagaaaattcctTAACAAACCAAATACAGATTAGACTAGGCATGCAACAAATGAATGTACTTGTATAGTTTACAGTTGTAATACAAGGAACAACTTTTAGATACTTGATGAGTGACAAATTTTCATCCAAGAACATGATCTCACAATTAGCAGATGGATCATTAAAGAGAGGCATTCAATGGCGCCAAAGCAATAATAGTCAAAATATCCTACCAAATCTTCGAGTGTCCAAGCGTATATGATAATACTTccgaaaaacaaaataaaatgcttgCCCCTGAGTCAAATGTATAGGTTTTAAAGATCTAGCTCTAATtctgttttcattgaaagagaAGAAATACAAATGCATCAATGCTCATGGGAATAGCATGATAGATTTATCTGGTATATATAAATGGTCATTAAGTATACAAGACAAATAGAGTAAAATTACACGTTTAGTACATAAAAGAGGTAGATCTCATACTTATAAAAGAGCAACCAAATAACCCAAATCTAACATGGGATTCCTGGGGTGGCCCAACAGCGGTGGATTTCCTACAGCTCTAGGAATTTTTGAGCTTATAGTTATGTGTTTGTGTACCTTTGAAGGGTAATAAGAGTGTCAAGACCAATGAGAATCTATTAGGGTTTTAAAGCTGTCGCACTTTTGTACCCATCTCCATCTCAAGTCTTACAAAGGCCTCATCATATTACTGCTTTTATTACCTATATATCATCAAGTCATTCATTATCAAAATGCGCAAAGTCTGTAACCCACGTTGGTAATAAAAAGTCAGCCTACTCGGTCACTAAGAGAAACTTTCCACAGAGGAAATATTAAATGCtctataatgaaaaaataaattgagagAAACAATGAAATATAATTCTCTATGCAGATAGCAGGACTAATTTATGTGTTGAAAGCTTGAAAGCATAAGATCTACCAACCCATTTCGCCATTTATCTAGGCAAGTTATGTTGAGTACCTAATACTTAAGTAGTTAAATATCATTCAGTAAATGGACTAAACAGATCGTCCTTACCGTTTCTGGAAAATATGAGCAACAAATGCAAGGTTTAGATTTGGTGAGCCTTCCACAATATCTTTTGGGGTCAAGTATCTTTTACAACCCATTCTGTCAGCATGCTCAAGTACTAATTTGGCTCTTTCTAGAGCACTTTTCACTGTCATGCTGGAAGATTTATTACTGTGTTCTGGGGCCAAAACATTTAGTAGACAAGTATAGGCTTCAGCATCCTGGGAAAAAAACGCAAAGAGAAAAACCATGATTACCACAATCAATTGAATTTTCACaatcaattttcatatttctgtTTATCAATCTATAAGTCTGTCTTGCTTATGGACTGAGAAGCATGAGAAGAAAATGATTTCATCACAAGGTAGAGCTGAGATCATTTATAAAAGACAAAAGCCACTGCCATAGTAGAAGCAAGATGCTTTGAACTAATAAATATTCATCACATCCGTGAACCAACAAGGTTAAAAATGAACCAACGTTCAGGCTTATTTTTGCTGAGACTGCcaccttatattttttttttttaataatggaaATATATCAGATAAATTATGATGGCAAAAAAGAAGACTAAAACTATCAAGATGCCACATTATGTGGTTTTAACAAAACTTCATGTAGGAAGCTGATCGGCAAATACAACCGTATGATTATGAACAATTGGATGGAAACCAGATAAAGAAAACTGTCAAGGATAAAGCTGTCTCTCTCAAAATTACTCCACAAAAAAGACTTACAAAATACATGCGCACATGCACACTGGTCTGTGCAGAAAAAGGAATTATGCATTAGAATGAAGGTAATgtaaagataaaataacaagaatccCTAGCTTTGCAGATATTGAATTGACCAACCTTCACGTCCGATGAGAAGTTTGTTATAAGCCTCTTGAAACCCCCTTTTTTAAGTTGAAAATTCATCCATCTGAGTAAAATCTTTTCTGGTGACAGGCTCATCAGCTCCTCTATATCCTGTAGGTCTAAGAAATTTAAATACTAATGTATAAAGGACATGATGATAAGACTTCAGCACCACAAACCAATGGAATAGTGACAAAATTTTGAAGCTACATGTTACAACAGAGGAGATGATAGCCCACCTTACTATCATCAACTAACTCGACCAACTGGGGCGTTCTACTAAGGTTAACATCTGCCAGAAGTTGAATCTGATGATAGCAAGACCATGAGTGTTTGTTAATAGTTTCTTCATTAATAAAACAGTAGCAAACATGATGAGTAACAAGCATATAATCAGGATACCCCAGAGATGTTTTATCATCATCTAGAATGCTGAATCCCAAATATTTCCTATCATCTTTACAAATACTATATGGtaaccacaaaaaaataaaataaaaaaattgttccaAAGTCACCATACGCGTATACCTTGATAATTTGAGATATGATGCCAAGGACTAGGTGAGGCTGAAAGAACAAAAGACAACAACTATTAGTGTTCCACAATAGAGTAAGTGACAATGAAAGTCAACAGTTCAAGCAATAGGAAAAAATCATAGGGAAAATAAACTAGTGTATCAATTTAAGGACAACATTAAGCTACAATTAGTTTTGTATTCCTCAAACACAGAGAACAGGTTGCAGCATGAAATTAAACagcatagaaaataaataaataataataataataataataataataatgataaataaataggaAGCACCAGAGACCTGAAGTGATCAATGTAAAAAAACGGAATTTTATCAACAATACATCATTCAAAATCACCATGATATATAGTTTCCAGCAAAGAGTGTTACTAGTTTGACGAATTTAGTTCATGCCACGACGATTAATGAAATACCATCTGGATGCACTTTATGTTTCCAGCAAAGAGTATTaacattaaataatacaaaaatggCTAATATTCCTCCTAAAGATCAAGAGGACGGAGAAACCTTTCTGGATGCACTTTATGTTATTCCGGAATACTGTCTTGAACTACAGATTGTGTACATGGTATCTAGTTTGTCTAGAGTTCAATGCACAAATGATTGTGATCCTCATATAGTAATATACCAATATAAAATTCTACAATAGTTTGTTATTTTCAACTAGTATACCTCAGCATTCCATGATGCCCAACTACTAAAAGTTAGCAGTGAACAACAACACACACATTCAATTAGAAAATGTGTATGTTGTACATAAGAACATACCTAGTCCATCGTGTGAAAAATTCTGTCAAAATCAATGCCAAAAGGTTTAACTAAGTCtacatttttgtttatatatgctCCACAGCAATAACGTTCAAAGCAAGTTTAAaatcagaaaaaagaaaatggatATGGCAAAATTTACCTATGCCAGTAAAAGTGATTTGTGCATTTTAgatcaccaaaaacaaaaacaaaaacaaaaaatttatgcATAGAATGTCAGAGGAAAGAAAGAAGCATATTCTTATTTCTCTTATATGCAGCTTC
This window harbors:
- the LOC120259438 gene encoding fimbrin-2-like, encoding MAGFVGVLVSDPWLQNQFTQVELRSLKAQFLAMKDDGGGGLKIGDLAGKMSKMKIGGDGISEGERDLFVKRSYENLDSEVDFELFLRVYLKTQGQAGAKNSSSAFLKAATTTLLHTISESEKASYVSHINNYLGEDVFLKRYLPIDPLTDDLFEISKDGVLLCKLINLAVPGTIDERTINTKKMLNPWEKNENHTLCLNSAKAIGCTVVNIGTQDLAEGRPHLVLGIISQIIKIQLLADVNLSRTPQLVELVDDSKDIEELMSLSPEKILLRWMNFQLKKGGFKRLITNFSSDVKDAEAYTCLLNVLAPEHSNKSSSMTVKSALERAKLVLEHADRMGCKRYLTPKDIVEGSPNLNLAFVAHIFQKRNGLSSQMKQISFLESMPDDAQISREERSFRLWINSLGISTYINNVFEDLRDGWVLLEAIDKASPGVVCWKFANKPPIKMPFKKVENCNQVIRIGKQLKFSLVNVAGNDIVQGNKKLILAFLWQLMRYNILQLLKNLKCHSHGKEITDADILKWANCKVKDSGRHSRMESFKDKKLSNGIFFLELLTAVEPQVVNWSLVTRGDSDEEKRMNGTYIISVARKLGCSIFLLPEDILEVNQKMMLTLTASIMYWHLKRPVEDRAMSSDSENGSSSETVSNSNIDDSASESSTDDTVSR